One region of Oncorhynchus mykiss isolate Arlee chromosome 8, USDA_OmykA_1.1, whole genome shotgun sequence genomic DNA includes:
- the LOC110530020 gene encoding angiopoietin-related protein 3 — MKLTLTFMFVLVASWTMVLCTKEEPMSEDPPLLQVPAVEARSRFAALDDVRLLANGLLQLGHSLRDFVHKTKGQINDIFQKLNIFDHSFNQLSVLASEIKEEEEELKKTTVVLKANNEEIKSLSLEINSKVESILQERSQLQSKVGGLEEKLSGLSQGLVPAEQLAEISTLKDVIHTQERSIAELLKAVREQSDQLVQQRSKIKTLEEKLPYNPSMQETIEKPSDNFQSVTPDLTGYLTNTSANGSFNMTDLPSDCCELFTRGERASGMYTIKPNQSEPFMAYCDMDQDGGATIIQRRKDGSVNFDQNWEKFENGFGDFQGEFWLGLKKVHSLASQGDSFLNIQLEDWKQGKRFIEYNFSLDGPEAHYTIHLSQASGNLPDAMSNHTGMKFSTKDRDNDNLEDSHCAYTYTGGWWFNACGDTNLNGRYIHVRSKGRSECRRGIHWKPTRGASYYLRSTQISIRSTPTTTATSETGNFL; from the exons ATGAAGCTAACGCTAACCTTTATGTTCGTACTTGTGGCTTCTTGGACAATGGTCCTATGCACCAAGGAGGAGCCCATGTCCGAAGACCCTCCCCTCCTTCAGGTTCCCGCCGTCGAGGCCCGCTCCCGTTTCGCCGCTCTGGACGACGTGCGTCTCCTGGCCAATGGTCTCCTCCAGCTTGGCCACAGCCTCAGGGACTTTGTCCACAAGACCAAGGGCCAGATCAATGACATCTTCCAGAAACTCAACATATTCGACCACTCCTTCAACCAGCTCTCTGTGCTGGCTAGCGAGatcaaggaggaagaggaggagttgaAGAAGACTACGGTAGTACTCAAGGCCAACAACGAGGAGATCAAGAGCCTATCGCTGGAGATCAACTCCAAGGTGGAGAGCATACTGCAGGAGCGTAGCCAGCTTCAAAGCAAGGTGGGCGGGCTGGAGGAGAAATTGAGCGGCCTGTCTCAGGGCCTGGTGCCCGCCGAGCAGCTGGCTGAGATCAGCACACTGAAG GATGTGATCCACACCCAGGAGAGAAGCATTGCTGAGCTGCTGAAGGCTGTGAGAGAGCAGAGCGACCAGCTTGTTCAGCAGAGGAGCAAGATCAAGACTCTGGAGGAGAAG CTCCCCTATAACCCTTCCATGCAAGAGACCATTGAGAAACCATCTGACAACTTCCAGTCTGTCACGCCGGACCTCACTGGGTATCTGACCAACACCTCTGCAAATGGCAGCTTCAACATGACAG ATCTCCCATCAGACTGCTGTGAGCTATTTACCAGGGGCGAGAGAGCCAGTGGAATGTACACCATCAAGCCTAACCAATCCGAGCCCTTCATGGCCTACTGTGACATGGATCAAG ATGGAGGGGCTACTATAATCCAAAGAAGGAAGGATGGGTCCGTGAATTTCGATCAGAATTGGGAGAAGTTTGAAAACGGATTTGGAGACTTTCAAG GGGAGTTCTGGCTGGGTCTGAAGAAGGTCCACTCCCTGGCTAGTCAAGGTGACTCTTTCCTGAACATCCAACTGGAGGACTGGAAACAGGGCAAACGCTTCATCGAATACAACTTCTCTCTGGATGGACCAGAGGCCCACTATACTATCCACCTCTCACAGGCATCCGGAAATCTGCCTGATGCAATGAGCAACCATACCGGTATGAAGTTCTCCACTAAGGACCGGGACAATGACAACCTTGAAGACTCACACTGCGCTTACACCTACACAG GTGGCTGGTGGTTCAACGCTTGTGGAGACACCAATCTGAACGGGAGATACATCCACGTGAGATCCAAGGGACGTTCAGAGTGTAGGAGGGGAATCCACTGGAAGCCCACCAGAGGGGCCTCCTACTACCTCCGATCCACCCAGATCTCCATTCgctccacccccaccactacagccacCTCAGAAACAGGCAACTTCCTCTGA